From a region of the Candidatus Zixiibacteriota bacterium genome:
- a CDS encoding YHS domain-containing protein, with protein sequence MKKIWLTIAAILIILVLFLGFSTGWFGGKGEKGPKMAVCPVCKMKVLIAENTPTYVYKGKTYYFMNEEHKNIFVEDPERFLK encoded by the coding sequence ATGAAGAAAATATGGTTGACAATTGCAGCAATCTTGATAATATTAGTCCTGTTTTTAGGGTTCTCTACTGGCTGGTTTGGAGGTAAAGGAGAAAAGGGTCCTAAAATGGCTGTTTGCCCGGTGTGCAAGATGAAGGTTCTGATTGCAGAAAATACCCCCACCTACGTATATAAAGGCAAAACTTATTATTTTATGAACGAGGAACATAAGAATATCTTTGTTGAGGATCCGGAGAG